One genomic region from Thermoleptolyngbya sichuanensis A183 encodes:
- a CDS encoding alpha/beta fold hydrolase: protein MSVFVLVHGAGSGAWVWYKVKPLLEQHSHTVIAPDLPGHGKDKTPLADVTLAAYVERVCQILNEQPEPVVLGGHSMGGGIITQAAEYCPDRIRTLVYLAGYLPENGQTMLGISQEDTETLLLANAVFSEDQLAVSFRPEALKQVGYGDCSDEDMALVQALLIPQAAAPMTIPISTTPERFGQVPRVYIECLQDYTIGPSTQKRLYTALPCKKVISMDTSHNPYLSAPQTLAEHLLALA from the coding sequence ATGAGTGTATTTGTATTAGTTCACGGGGCCGGATCTGGCGCGTGGGTGTGGTACAAGGTAAAGCCGTTGCTGGAGCAGCACAGCCACACGGTGATTGCACCCGATCTGCCGGGACATGGCAAAGATAAAACGCCCCTTGCTGACGTGACGCTAGCCGCCTACGTGGAGCGAGTTTGCCAGATCCTGAACGAACAGCCAGAACCCGTGGTGCTGGGAGGGCACAGCATGGGCGGCGGGATTATTACTCAGGCAGCAGAATATTGTCCCGACCGGATTCGCACGCTGGTATATCTGGCGGGCTACTTGCCAGAGAATGGGCAGACTATGCTGGGTATTAGCCAGGAAGATACTGAAACGCTGCTTCTGGCAAATGCCGTCTTTTCAGAAGATCAGCTTGCGGTGTCGTTTCGTCCAGAGGCGCTGAAACAGGTCGGCTATGGCGATTGCTCCGACGAAGATATGGCGCTGGTTCAGGCGCTGCTAATTCCTCAGGCAGCGGCTCCCATGACCATACCGATATCCACCACGCCTGAACGGTTTGGGCAGGTGCCCCGTGTTTATATTGAATGTCTGCAAGACTATACGATCGGCCCGTCCACCCAGAAGCGGCTCTATACAGCGCTTCCCTGTAAAAAGGTGATCTCGATGGACACTAGCCACAATCCTTACCTGTCTGCCCCCCAGACGCTTGCTGAACACTTGCTTGCCCTGGCATAA